The nucleotide sequence TGTGCATAGCCTTCTTTTCCATTTCACGCACGTAAGGAGGATTGGAAACAATGATGTCATATAGCTTTGGAAGTTTTGAAACCTTCAGTATATCCCGTTCTTCAAAGGTTATAGCAACCTTATTATTTATCGCATTCCTATGGGCGATTTTTAATGCTTCCGAAGAAATGTCTAAAGCACTTACAGCAGCAGGGGTAAGATTCTTGGCTAGCGATATAGCAATACATCCGGAGCCCGTTCCAATATCCAATATGTCAAGATTGGCAGGGTCCTTTGTCTGACTAATATCAAGAATCCATTGCACCAACTCTTCGGTTTCAGGACGTGGAATTAAGGTATGTTTATTCACTTTGAAAGGGAGTGAGAAAAATTCAGTTTCACCCGTAATGTATTGTATAGGTTCAAACTTCTGAAGTCTTTTTACGGCGTTTTTAAATTCCTGTTGCTGGTTTTCTGAAAGTTCGTTGTTGGATCTTAAGACCAGATCTATTCTTTTCAGGTTTAGGATTTTTTCTGAAAGTATCGTAAAAAAAGATCCTACTTCTTCTGAAGGATACCTCCCTAAAAGTGATGCATAGAATTCCTGCCGTAGCTCAGCTATAGTCATGACTACAATACTTTGATCATATGAACCGGACATGAAAAATGTCCTGTATCGCCCAGGGGTCCGTCGAGATATGTAAAGCCTTCCTGTTGGTATAATTTCTGAGCTGCTTTCATATACGGCATGGTTTCGAGGTAACATTTTTCATAACCAAATTCCCGCGCCGCATTAAAACATAATTTTAGCATTGCCTGTCCAATCCCCTTGCCTCTGGCTTCAGATAAAAAGTACATTTTTTGTAATTCACAAACATTACCGTCGAAATTTGCCAATTGAGAAATTCCGCCACCACCAATGATCTTGTTGTTCTCTTCGACGACAAAATAAACAGCGCCATCCCTATTATAGGTTTCGAACATCACATCTAAAGAGGTATCTTCATAAACCGTACCTGTCTTGGGCACATTTAACTCCTCCAAAACCCTGCGTATTACGCTGGCTATATGCTCATCATCTTTTTTTTGAATAGGACGTATTGCAGGGGTGCTCATGTGATCAATTCCTTGTATTTTTACGATGTGAATATACACGAAAAATATATGTTGCGCTGCATCCAGCTTGCAAAAAACGGCCTTGGAACGACCTATCCCAATCCGATGGTAGGGAGTGTAATTGTTCACAACGACAACATCATTGGTGAAGGATGGCACTATAAAGCGGGACATCCACATGCCGAAGTAAATGCGATAAATAGTGTTGCTAAAAAAGAGCTTCTGAAAGATGCAACCATCTATGTGAGTCTCGAACCCTGTAGTCATTTTGGTAAAACCCCTCCCTGTGCAGACCTTATCATCGAGCACCAAATCAAGAACGTGGTCATAGGGAGCACAGACCCTAATCAAAAGGTTGCAGGACGAGGGATTGAAAAATTAAAGGCTGCGGGATGTGATATTCGCCGTCCCATTTTAGAAGCGGAGTGTCGTGAATTAAATAAACGGTTTTTTACATTTCACACAAAAAAGCGACCGTATATACTTTTAAAGTGGGCTGAGACACGGGATGGGTTTATGGCTCCCTTAGCATCGAAACGAAATCAAAGATCACCGGTGTGGATCACTAATAAAAGATCGAGGCAAAAGGTTCATAAAATACGGACTGAAGAACAAGCTATTCTGGTAGGGACACAAACTGTTCTTGATGATGATCCTTCACTTACCGCAAGGGATTGGCATGGAGAATCGCCACTTCGGATAATAATCGACAAAGAGCTGAAAATTCCTGAGCATTCTGCAGTTTTTAATTCAAACGCAAAAACCATTGTCTTTACCGAAAAGCCTAAACCTTCGTCTCAACTTCAGAATTTTAGAAAGATTGACTTTTCACAAAATGTCCCCCGGCAGATCATATCAGACTTATACGATTTAAATATTCAATCGGTACTCATTGAAGGCGGAGGAAAAACCTTACAATCCTTTATAGATATTGATTTATGGGATGAGGCTATTGTTTTTAAAGGGAATAGCGAATTTAAGGAAGGGATAAAAGCGGCTGAGTTTACAGGAACTCTGATTTCAGAAGAAAAGTCCGGTTCAGATCTCATAGAACGATATAAAAATAACAACCTTTGATCTCACTGTTTTTCAGCATCCTTGCATCGACCCTAATCTTCATTGTATTTAAGCTGTTCAGCAAATACAACATCAATACTTTTCAAGCCATTGTCGTAAATTATATCGTTGCATGTATTTGTGGCCTACTGGCGTATTCGGGTGATCTTTCAATACGTGAAATTCCCGGTCAGCCGTGGTTTGTTTACACATTAGGTTTGGGGATTACATTTATAGTGGTTTTCAATCTTATGGCACTTACCACACAGCGAAGCGGTTTATCAGTCGTGTCTGTAGCAACGAAAATGAGCTTAGTGATCCCTGTGGTTTTTGGGCTTTGGTATTACAAGGAAAGCCTTGGGATATTTAAAGCAACGGGGATAGTACTTGCACTGGTTGCCGTATACTTTGCTTCCATAAAAAACAAGGACGGGCTAAAGATTCAACGATCAAATTTGATCTTTCCGGTATTGGTCTTTTTAGGGAGTGGTTTTATAGACACCAGTATCAAATATCTTGAAAATTCGTACGTTGCGACAGATGAAGTGCCTGTTTTTTCTGCCACTATATTCGCTGCCGCGGGAAGTCTTGGCCTTATTTCGCTTATTTTTCTGGCCTTGAAGGGATCCATTCGGATCGATATTAAAAATATCATTGGGGGAATCTTCCTGGGCGTTCCAAATTACTTT is from Constantimarinum furrinae and encodes:
- a CDS encoding DMT family transporter; this encodes MISLFFSILASTLIFIVFKLFSKYNINTFQAIVVNYIVACICGLLAYSGDLSIREIPGQPWFVYTLGLGITFIVVFNLMALTTQRSGLSVVSVATKMSLVIPVVFGLWYYKESLGIFKATGIVLALVAVYFASIKNKDGLKIQRSNLIFPVLVFLGSGFIDTSIKYLENSYVATDEVPVFSATIFAAAGSLGLISLIFLALKGSIRIDIKNIIGGIFLGVPNYFSVYFLVEALRSGMLESSGIFTVNNVAIVMLSTLVGILLFKEKLIVKNWIGIIIAVVSILLITIDFNV
- a CDS encoding GNAT family N-acetyltransferase; this translates as MSTPAIRPIQKKDDEHIASVIRRVLEELNVPKTGTVYEDTSLDVMFETYNRDGAVYFVVEENNKIIGGGGISQLANFDGNVCELQKMYFLSEARGKGIGQAMLKLCFNAAREFGYEKCYLETMPYMKAAQKLYQQEGFTYLDGPLGDTGHFSCPVHMIKVL
- the prmC gene encoding peptide chain release factor N(5)-glutamine methyltransferase, coding for MTIAELRQEFYASLLGRYPSEEVGSFFTILSEKILNLKRIDLVLRSNNELSENQQQEFKNAVKRLQKFEPIQYITGETEFFSLPFKVNKHTLIPRPETEELVQWILDISQTKDPANLDILDIGTGSGCIAISLAKNLTPAAVSALDISSEALKIAHRNAINNKVAITFEERDILKVSKLPKLYDIIVSNPPYVREMEKKAMHKNVLEYEPAAALFVSNVDPLVFYKAIARLAKHNLKPGGALFFEINEYLSETLSVELKNIGFNAIEIRKDLFGKDRMIKCALHE
- the ribD gene encoding bifunctional diaminohydroxyphosphoribosylaminopyrimidine deaminase/5-amino-6-(5-phosphoribosylamino)uracil reductase RibD, whose protein sequence is MNIHEKYMLRCIQLAKNGLGTTYPNPMVGSVIVHNDNIIGEGWHYKAGHPHAEVNAINSVAKKELLKDATIYVSLEPCSHFGKTPPCADLIIEHQIKNVVIGSTDPNQKVAGRGIEKLKAAGCDIRRPILEAECRELNKRFFTFHTKKRPYILLKWAETRDGFMAPLASKRNQRSPVWITNKRSRQKVHKIRTEEQAILVGTQTVLDDDPSLTARDWHGESPLRIIIDKELKIPEHSAVFNSNAKTIVFTEKPKPSSQLQNFRKIDFSQNVPRQIISDLYDLNIQSVLIEGGGKTLQSFIDIDLWDEAIVFKGNSEFKEGIKAAEFTGTLISEEKSGSDLIERYKNNNL